From the genome of Geminocystis herdmanii PCC 6308, one region includes:
- a CDS encoding peptidylprolyl isomerase: MNPSLEVGNIVITQENIFSFLAEKQMIAPLAKEIILDSAIEPIECTPEETAMAEQQFFMQMQLNPQDTEKLKIWLEKNYLTREQLQKRILRGIKLEKYKEKTWGTELQNYYLKRKKQLDKIVYSLIRTRNAGEAQELYFRACEGEKEFTELARQHSQGAEAETGGLIGPVELNVPHPEIAQRLMTSQPGQVLPPCRIGEWVVVLRLEKYIAAQLDQNMRRRLLDELFNSWLSETIQKQVKFNFELPEVLSS; the protein is encoded by the coding sequence ATGAATCCTAGTTTAGAAGTCGGCAATATTGTTATTACTCAAGAAAATATATTCTCTTTTTTAGCAGAAAAACAAATGATCGCCCCCCTTGCCAAAGAAATTATTTTAGATAGTGCGATCGAACCTATAGAATGTACACCAGAAGAAACTGCTATGGCTGAACAACAATTCTTCATGCAGATGCAGTTAAATCCCCAAGATACGGAAAAATTAAAGATTTGGTTAGAAAAAAATTATTTAACTAGAGAACAACTACAAAAAAGAATTTTAAGGGGTATAAAACTAGAAAAGTATAAAGAAAAAACTTGGGGAACGGAGTTACAAAATTATTACCTCAAGCGGAAAAAACAACTAGACAAAATAGTTTATTCCTTAATTCGTACTCGTAATGCAGGGGAAGCCCAAGAATTATATTTTCGTGCCTGTGAAGGAGAAAAAGAGTTTACGGAATTAGCAAGGCAACATTCTCAAGGTGCAGAAGCCGAAACGGGGGGATTAATTGGACCAGTGGAATTAAATGTACCACATCCAGAAATTGCCCAAAGATTAATGACTTCTCAACCGGGGCAGGTATTACCCCCTTGCCGAATTGGGGAATGGGTGGTTGTTTTAAGGCTAGAGAAATATATCGCCGCTCAATTAGATCAAAATATGAGGAGAAGATTATTAGATGAATTGTTTAATTCATGGTTGAGTGAAACCATCCAAAAACAAGTTAAATTCAACTTTGAACTCCCTGAAGTTCTGTCAAGCTGA
- a CDS encoding GspE/PulE family protein, giving the protein MTQTPISSSAQKQEKLRTALVSPDYFNPFGNKLIQSGYINKDQLRNALVEVRNSKKPLVKVLEQLTQRALSPELVRQYKQHHLFELKILYGVDCVDPESEDIASEHMTELIESIIPIQICRNRKLLPLQRIDGDPPILVIAMVNPDDLQALDDVKKLLRSKGLGLQRIVITEEDYDKLLAKYYVEEKERKKIQEAKNKRKELEQLGDVSSIVDDLGETNLEDGDEEGGDDLASSNEANQAPIIELVNKILIKAIQEGASDIHIEPQEETFRVRLRKDGVLRQYFSLPKHIIPAVTARFKIMGELDISERRLPQDGKIRRKFQGRTVDFRMNTLPSRYGEKVCLRILDNSATQLGLDFLISDQETLEKVRDIASRPFGLILVTGPTGSGKSTSLYSVLAERNDPGVNISTAEDPIEYALPGITQVQVIREKGMNFASILRAFMRQDPDIILVGETRDAETAKTAIEAALTGHLVLTTLHTNDAAGAIARLDEMGVEPFMISGALLGVLAQRLMRRVCSECKEAYHPTREELARFGMSASNEDSVTFYRAKTLNGEALQTANANGTVCLKCGGSGYKGRVGVYEFMVMSERLEKLINQGATTDMIKEAAVEEGMTTILAYSLNLVRQGHTTLEEVERVTFTDSGLESELKAKRKTSLVCSNCDAELEQQWLDCPYCMTPRFSEAK; this is encoded by the coding sequence ATGACTCAAACTCCTATTTCTTCCTCCGCTCAAAAACAAGAAAAATTGAGAACTGCTCTTGTTAGTCCAGACTACTTCAATCCTTTTGGAAATAAACTAATACAATCAGGGTACATTAATAAAGATCAATTAAGAAACGCACTGGTAGAGGTACGAAATAGCAAAAAACCCCTTGTTAAAGTTTTAGAACAACTTACTCAAAGGGCATTATCTCCCGAATTAGTTCGTCAATATAAACAACATCATCTATTTGAACTAAAAATTCTTTACGGTGTGGATTGTGTTGATCCCGAATCGGAAGACATCGCCTCAGAACACATGACGGAATTAATTGAATCCATCATACCTATACAAATATGTCGTAATCGTAAATTATTACCTTTACAGCGTATTGATGGTGATCCTCCGATATTAGTCATCGCCATGGTTAATCCTGATGATTTACAGGCTTTAGACGATGTCAAAAAACTATTGCGCTCAAAAGGATTAGGATTACAAAGAATTGTGATCACCGAAGAAGATTATGATAAATTACTGGCTAAATATTATGTAGAAGAAAAAGAACGCAAAAAAATACAAGAAGCGAAAAACAAGAGAAAAGAGCTAGAACAATTAGGAGATGTCAGCTCTATTGTCGATGATTTAGGAGAGACTAATTTAGAAGATGGAGACGAAGAAGGAGGAGATGATTTAGCTTCTTCTAATGAGGCAAATCAAGCACCTATTATTGAATTAGTTAACAAAATTTTAATCAAAGCTATACAAGAAGGAGCTTCTGATATTCACATTGAACCTCAAGAAGAAACTTTTCGAGTTCGACTGCGTAAAGATGGAGTATTGCGACAATATTTTTCCCTTCCTAAACACATTATCCCCGCAGTAACTGCCCGTTTTAAAATTATGGGAGAATTGGATATTTCTGAGCGTCGCTTACCCCAAGATGGAAAAATCCGTCGTAAGTTTCAAGGGCGTACCGTTGATTTTCGCATGAATACTTTACCCAGTCGTTACGGGGAAAAAGTTTGTTTACGGATTCTGGATAACTCTGCCACTCAATTAGGGCTAGATTTCCTCATCAGTGATCAAGAAACCTTAGAAAAAGTCAGGGATATTGCTAGTCGTCCTTTTGGCTTAATCTTAGTTACAGGACCTACAGGATCGGGTAAATCCACCAGTTTATATTCCGTTTTAGCGGAAAGAAATGATCCGGGGGTGAATATTAGTACAGCAGAAGACCCGATCGAGTACGCTTTACCCGGTATTACTCAGGTTCAGGTAATTCGAGAAAAAGGCATGAACTTTGCATCTATTCTACGGGCTTTTATGCGTCAAGACCCTGATATTATTCTTGTGGGTGAAACCAGAGACGCTGAAACCGCTAAAACTGCGATCGAGGCCGCTTTAACAGGACACTTAGTATTAACAACCCTCCACACTAACGATGCAGCAGGGGCGATCGCTCGTTTAGATGAAATGGGAGTTGAACCCTTTATGATTTCTGGGGCATTACTAGGGGTATTAGCTCAACGTCTCATGCGTCGAGTTTGCAGTGAATGTAAAGAAGCCTATCACCCCACCAGAGAGGAATTAGCCCGTTTTGGGATGTCCGCATCTAATGAAGATTCCGTGACTTTTTATCGTGCCAAAACCTTAAATGGGGAGGCTTTACAAACTGCGAATGCTAACGGTACAGTTTGCTTAAAATGTGGCGGTAGTGGTTATAAAGGACGGGTAGGGGTATATGAATTTATGGTTATGAGTGAAAGACTAGAAAAACTCATCAACCAAGGTGCTACTACCGACATGATTAAGGAAGCCGCCGTAGAAGAAGGCATGACAACCATTTTGGCTTACAGTCTTAACTTAGTCCGTCAAGGACACACAACTTTAGAGGAAGTTGAAAGGGTGACTTTTACCGACTCTGGTTTAGAATCGGAATTGAAAGCTAAACGTAAAACTTCTTTAGTTTGTAGTAATTGTGATGCTGAGTTAGAACAACAATGGTTAGATTGTCCTTATTGTATGACTCCTCGTTTTAGTGAAGCCAAGTAA
- a CDS encoding hybrid sensor histidine kinase/response regulator: protein MIQDDELREIYKISSQEHLEKMETGLLELEKNPNELDSIEELLREAHSLKGDSRIVEVESVENLAHSIEDILGDIKKGKLTLTPNISDRLYETLDAMKKLVHEAVTDEPSDIDVELTLNNLIKSVYGEEETSSIGVEIHITMTEIDPNPVYIEDEELRDIYLVTGIEHVENIQSALEDLKNHWDNYDRFDYLLRELHSLKGDSRIMGIESIAVISSGLEEIMRMAQKGELNIDSYQNVMYPRLKDTLHGIKEIIFESTTGKPSGINPNQLLQILTFKNHDSIVKRRSAIEESFPESNDFLEFDTMDLLDSEESPEITIDIVPETPLIEETPPTAETQIVQQSPPEIKPQSSQKQQKKSANNHNNNKEEPYKIDTIRVQTRHLDALMTQTGELTVTKIRIAHFASQMEQMVNLWEDWKMGKMQNRYRKGNIYTGENDTFENRIETLIQDLKNSANDNSTRLELIADQLESKIKTLRLLPLSNVFSFFPRLVRDLSKQENKEVELVIQGEDTVADKYILELIKDPLLHLIRNSIDHGLETPEERINAGKSPQGTIVLKGYQTSSNIFIEVQDDGRGLDIEKIKETALRRGLYRPDELSAMTRSQIQALIFEPGFSTRTFITEVSGRGVGLDVVKTNVERLKGSIEIISETGKGTTFRLQLGTTLATANVLLVKIFGITHAIPIEFVQTSLLVSPDEIFAIEGKQTINFDNSAVSVAFLSELLELGVSQDNTTVQRSIPCVVIHIGKEQFGLLVDEVTDTQDVVIKPQSKLLKRIRNVSGSTILGTGEVCTILNPQDLLASIQKRNLTGKVARNVDAEKARDRATILLAEDSIATRTQEKRILEGAGFEVVTAVDGLDAWHKIKTRKFDAVVSDIQMPNLNGLEFTTKIRQDHQFSELPVILVSSLASDDDRKRGAEAGANAYIIKGKFNQDILIETIQRLI, encoded by the coding sequence ATGATACAAGATGATGAATTGAGAGAAATTTATAAAATTTCTAGTCAAGAGCATTTAGAAAAAATGGAAACGGGTTTATTAGAGTTAGAAAAAAACCCGAATGAGTTAGACTCGATCGAAGAATTATTAAGAGAAGCCCATAGTTTAAAAGGGGATTCTCGGATTGTGGAAGTGGAATCAGTGGAAAATTTAGCCCATTCCATTGAAGATATTTTAGGAGATATAAAAAAAGGTAAATTAACTCTAACTCCGAATATTAGCGATCGACTTTATGAAACTTTAGACGCTATGAAAAAATTAGTTCATGAAGCCGTTACCGATGAACCTAGTGACATTGATGTAGAATTAACCTTAAATAATTTAATAAAGAGTGTTTATGGTGAAGAAGAAACTTCCTCCATCGGTGTAGAAATACATATCACCATGACAGAAATTGATCCTAATCCTGTTTATATTGAAGACGAAGAATTAAGGGATATTTATTTAGTAACAGGAATAGAACACGTTGAAAACATACAATCGGCTTTAGAAGACTTAAAAAATCATTGGGATAATTACGATCGATTTGACTATTTATTACGAGAATTGCACAGTTTAAAAGGGGATTCTCGGATTATGGGCATAGAAAGTATTGCTGTGATTTCCTCTGGATTAGAAGAAATAATGAGAATGGCACAAAAAGGAGAGTTAAACATCGACAGCTATCAAAATGTAATGTATCCTCGTCTCAAAGATACTTTACACGGTATCAAAGAAATCATCTTTGAAAGTACCACAGGTAAACCTAGCGGTATCAATCCCAATCAACTATTACAAATCTTAACCTTTAAAAATCATGATTCGATCGTGAAACGGCGCAGCGCGATCGAAGAATCTTTCCCTGAGTCAAACGATTTCCTAGAATTTGACACCATGGATTTACTAGATTCAGAAGAATCTCCGGAAATCACCATTGATATAGTACCTGAAACACCTCTTATAGAGGAAACACCCCCCACAGCAGAGACTCAAATAGTTCAACAATCTCCCCCCGAAATAAAACCACAATCATCACAAAAACAGCAGAAAAAATCAGCAAACAATCATAATAACAACAAAGAAGAACCCTATAAAATCGATACCATTAGAGTTCAAACCCGTCATTTAGACGCATTAATGACTCAAACGGGGGAATTAACCGTTACCAAAATCCGCATTGCTCATTTTGCCTCCCAGATGGAACAAATGGTCAATCTTTGGGAAGATTGGAAAATGGGTAAAATGCAGAATCGTTATCGTAAAGGTAACATCTATACAGGAGAAAATGATACCTTTGAAAATCGTATTGAAACCCTAATTCAAGACTTAAAAAATTCTGCCAATGATAACAGTACAAGGTTAGAATTAATTGCAGATCAATTAGAATCAAAAATCAAAACCTTACGATTATTACCCTTATCTAATGTTTTTAGTTTTTTCCCTCGTTTAGTGCGAGATTTGTCGAAACAGGAAAATAAAGAAGTGGAATTAGTTATTCAAGGAGAAGACACCGTTGCCGATAAGTATATCTTAGAGTTAATCAAAGACCCTCTTTTACATCTAATTCGTAATAGTATTGATCATGGATTGGAAACTCCCGAAGAAAGAATCAATGCAGGTAAATCTCCTCAAGGTACGATCGTACTTAAAGGTTATCAGACTTCTAGTAATATTTTCATCGAAGTTCAAGACGATGGTAGGGGTTTAGACATCGAAAAAATTAAGGAAACGGCGTTAAGACGGGGTTTATATCGCCCTGATGAGTTAAGCGCCATGACTAGAAGTCAAATTCAAGCCTTAATTTTTGAACCCGGATTTTCCACTCGTACCTTTATTACAGAAGTTTCGGGCAGGGGTGTTGGTTTAGACGTAGTGAAAACTAACGTTGAACGATTAAAAGGCTCGATCGAGATCATCTCTGAAACTGGCAAAGGCACAACCTTCCGCCTTCAATTAGGCACAACCTTAGCCACCGCTAACGTTTTATTAGTCAAAATCTTTGGCATTACCCACGCCATCCCCATCGAATTTGTCCAAACATCCTTATTAGTTTCCCCCGATGAAATTTTTGCTATAGAAGGCAAACAAACCATCAACTTCGATAATTCTGCGGTGTCAGTGGCTTTTCTCTCCGAGTTGTTGGAGTTAGGAGTATCTCAAGACAATACCACTGTTCAGCGTAGTATTCCCTGTGTTGTCATTCATATCGGCAAAGAGCAATTTGGGTTATTGGTAGATGAAGTGACAGATACTCAAGACGTAGTTATTAAACCTCAGAGTAAACTTTTAAAAAGAATCCGTAACGTAAGTGGTTCAACTATTCTCGGCACAGGGGAAGTCTGTACTATTCTCAATCCTCAAGATTTACTTGCCTCCATCCAAAAACGCAATTTAACAGGTAAAGTCGCTCGAAATGTCGATGCCGAAAAAGCGCGCGATCGAGCTACCATCTTATTAGCAGAGGATTCGATCGCCACTCGAACCCAAGAAAAACGCATCTTAGAAGGTGCAGGATTTGAAGTAGTCACGGCAGTTGACGGCTTAGACGCATGGCACAAAATCAAAACCCGCAAATTTGATGCCGTAGTCTCCGATATACAAATGCCCAACCTCAATGGTTTAGAATTTACTACAAAAATTAGGCAAGATCATCAATTTAGTGAATTACCAGTCATCTTAGTATCTTCTTTAGCTTCTGATGACGATCGAAAACGAGGGGCAGAAGCTGGGGCAAATGCCTATATTATCAAAGGGAAATTTAATCAAGACATATTGATTGAAACCATCCAAAGGCTAATTTAA
- a CDS encoding glycosyltransferase codes for MLNKSYFTSIVIVLNNVPKYLDNLLKNVVNQGEQLGEYEVIIINNIPLKKQSQDFTEIIKKYQVINRKNLEFREIYTTILDICQGEILIFFDGNYCPDEDWLEQIINPFQDSKINVVAGEICTVKNDHMFKKLSNLYHKFISKNKFPRNNFYDHQIANIALRKDFIKQQKYLNLTTINPKEISFYYRILREIESEIIYNTSAIVYDYKLDIVDRT; via the coding sequence TTGCTGAATAAATCTTATTTTACTTCGATCGTAATTGTGCTTAATAATGTACCTAAATATCTTGATAACTTGTTGAAAAATGTAGTAAATCAAGGAGAACAATTAGGAGAATATGAGGTTATTATTATTAATAATATTCCTCTCAAAAAACAATCTCAAGATTTTACTGAAATTATCAAAAAATATCAAGTTATTAATAGAAAAAACTTAGAGTTTAGGGAGATTTATACAACTATATTAGATATTTGTCAAGGGGAAATTCTTATTTTTTTTGATGGAAATTATTGTCCAGATGAAGACTGGCTAGAACAGATAATTAATCCTTTTCAAGACTCTAAAATTAACGTTGTTGCTGGAGAAATTTGTACAGTTAAAAACGATCATATGTTCAAAAAATTAAGTAATTTATATCATAAATTTATCTCTAAAAATAAGTTTCCAAGGAACAATTTTTATGACCATCAAATAGCTAATATTGCCCTAAGAAAAGACTTTATTAAACAACAAAAATATCTTAATTTAACTACAATTAACCCTAAAGAAATAAGTTTTTATTATCGTATTTTAAGAGAAATTGAATCGGAAATAATTTATAATACTTCTGCTATAGTTTATGATTATAAGCTCGATATTGTCGATCGAACTTAA
- a CDS encoding Uma2 family endonuclease, with the protein MILATPIKTEEKKVYSREEYLILEEKSAEKHEYHNGEIIAMTGGTTNHNILAGKFYALLLSLLDDEQYQIYIGDVRLWIEDYKRYTYPDVMVIKGEPIYEGKGISTVINPILIVEVLSNSTKDYDQNDKFDSYRTLPTFEEYLLIDQYQYYVKQFKKTPQNEWLLKDYRGENAIIKLTSIHIDISLKELYKKVKFNN; encoded by the coding sequence ATGATTTTAGCAACTCCCATAAAAACCGAAGAAAAAAAAGTTTATAGCCGTGAAGAATACTTAATTTTAGAAGAAAAATCAGCAGAAAAACACGAATACCATAATGGAGAAATTATCGCTATGACAGGAGGCACAACTAATCACAATATTTTAGCAGGAAAATTTTACGCCTTATTATTATCTCTTTTAGATGATGAACAATATCAAATTTATATCGGAGATGTGCGTTTATGGATAGAAGATTATAAGCGTTATACCTATCCCGATGTCATGGTAATAAAAGGAGAGCCTATTTATGAAGGAAAGGGAATAAGTACGGTTATTAATCCTATTTTAATTGTCGAAGTTTTATCTAATTCTACTAAAGATTATGATCAAAATGATAAATTTGACAGTTATCGTACGTTACCAACTTTTGAAGAATATCTTTTAATTGATCAATATCAATATTATGTGAAACAGTTTAAGAAAACTCCACAAAATGAATGGTTATTAAAAGATTATCGAGGAGAAAATGCGATAATTAAGTTAACTTCAATTCACATTGATATAAGTTTAAAAGAATTGTATAAAAAAGTAAAATTTAATAATTAA
- the glgA gene encoding glycogen synthase GlgA, whose translation MYIVHIASECAPVIKAGGLGDVVYGLSREIENQGHTVEIILPMYDCMRYDHIWGLHDAYKDLFVPWYDSTIHCSVFCGWVHGRLCFFIQPHSEDHFFDRGCYYGQEDDNMRFAFFSKAALEFLFVSNKRPDVIHCHDWQTGLIPVMLYEMYKWHGMANQRVCYTIHNFKHQGICGKEVLKATGLNNDEYYFNYDRLQDNFNPFALNMMKGGIVYSNHVNTVSPHHAWEARYSGVSYGLGHTLELHHYKFNGILNGIDRNIWNPEVDTFIPYQYNIDNLEDKAKNKKALRERLLLKENKKPIVAYIGRLDRQKGVELVHHALYYSLHRNAQFVLLGSATEASINNWFCHEKYYLNNNPDCHLELGFNEELAHLIYAGADIIVVPSDYEPCGLTQMIGLKYGTVPVVRGVGGLIDTVFDKDNDLNHPEEKRNGFVFYQTDYNALESGLERAIGLWHYFPKEFEKLQKQGMNYDYSWKNPAQRYIDLYDFLRHK comes from the coding sequence ATGTATATAGTTCATATTGCTTCAGAGTGCGCACCTGTAATTAAGGCAGGAGGATTAGGGGATGTTGTCTATGGCTTGAGTCGAGAAATTGAAAATCAAGGTCATACAGTAGAAATTATTTTGCCTATGTATGATTGTATGCGTTATGATCATATTTGGGGTTTACATGATGCCTATAAAGATTTATTTGTGCCTTGGTATGATAGTACTATTCATTGTTCAGTGTTTTGTGGTTGGGTACATGGACGATTATGTTTCTTTATACAACCCCATTCAGAAGATCATTTCTTCGATCGAGGCTGTTATTATGGGCAAGAAGATGACAATATGAGGTTTGCTTTTTTCTCAAAGGCGGCTTTAGAGTTTCTTTTTGTGAGTAATAAGCGCCCTGATGTTATCCATTGTCATGATTGGCAAACGGGGTTAATTCCTGTGATGCTGTATGAGATGTATAAATGGCATGGTATGGCGAATCAACGAGTATGCTATACCATTCACAATTTTAAACATCAGGGAATTTGTGGCAAGGAAGTATTAAAAGCTACGGGTTTAAATAACGATGAATACTATTTTAACTACGATCGACTCCAAGACAATTTTAATCCTTTTGCCTTGAATATGATGAAAGGGGGTATTGTTTATTCTAACCATGTGAATACGGTTTCCCCTCACCATGCTTGGGAGGCAAGATATAGCGGTGTTAGTTACGGTTTAGGACATACTTTAGAACTTCATCATTATAAGTTTAATGGTATTCTTAACGGGATCGATCGAAATATTTGGAATCCTGAAGTAGATACTTTTATCCCTTATCAGTACAATATCGATAACCTTGAAGATAAAGCCAAAAATAAAAAAGCCTTACGAGAAAGACTATTATTGAAGGAGAATAAAAAACCCATCGTTGCCTATATTGGCAGACTCGATCGACAAAAAGGAGTAGAATTAGTACACCATGCCTTATATTATTCTCTTCATCGTAACGCTCAATTTGTCCTATTAGGTTCAGCTACAGAAGCCTCTATTAACAACTGGTTTTGCCATGAAAAATACTATCTCAATAATAATCCAGACTGTCACTTAGAACTAGGTTTTAATGAAGAATTAGCCCATTTAATTTATGCAGGAGCGGATATTATTGTTGTACCAAGCGATTACGAACCCTGTGGTTTAACTCAAATGATTGGGTTAAAATATGGTACAGTGCCCGTAGTGCGTGGCGTTGGCGGTTTAATTGATACCGTTTTTGATAAAGATAACGACTTAAATCACCCCGAAGAAAAAAGAAACGGATTTGTTTTTTACCAAACAGATTATAATGCCTTAGAATCAGGTTTAGAAAGGGCGATCGGATTATGGCATTATTTTCCGAAAGAGTTTGAAAAATTACAAAAACAAGGGATGAATTATGATTATTCATGGAAAAATCCCGCCCAAAGATATATCGATCTTTACGACTTTTTACGGCATAAATAA